From Terriglobia bacterium, one genomic window encodes:
- a CDS encoding carbohydrate ABC transporter permease, with the protein MRSTGLRELGPRIAKGLVLFVATVLLAFPFYWMLIATFKQNLDLYTVENNPFILNAKPTLDHLRLLFNETRYVRWLGNTALVGVIVVAITLLLAIPAAYALTRLTGRWGQRLGIGIFLTYLVPPTLLFIPLSRVVALLGLQDTIWSLVLVYPSFTVPFSIWLLMAFFKSIPKELEDAAMVDGLTRFGAFVKMVIPISTSGILTVVIFTFTLVTQEFVYALTFISPESQQMVGVGIPIFLVRGDVYFWGSLMAACLIASLPIAFLYNLFLDRFIAGFTVGAIK; encoded by the coding sequence ATGAGGAGTACCGGCTTGCGCGAGCTTGGTCCCAGGATCGCGAAGGGATTGGTTTTGTTCGTCGCCACCGTCCTGCTGGCTTTCCCGTTTTACTGGATGCTGATCGCCACGTTCAAGCAGAACCTCGATCTGTATACTGTCGAAAACAACCCGTTTATTCTGAACGCCAAACCCACGCTGGATCACCTGCGCCTGCTTTTCAACGAAACCCGGTATGTACGATGGCTGGGTAACACCGCCCTGGTGGGTGTGATCGTGGTGGCCATCACTTTGCTGCTGGCCATTCCGGCCGCCTATGCGCTGACGCGCCTGACTGGCCGCTGGGGTCAGCGGCTGGGGATCGGGATTTTCCTCACTTACCTGGTTCCCCCGACCCTGCTCTTCATCCCGTTGTCGCGCGTCGTGGCCTTGTTGGGGCTGCAGGACACTATTTGGTCTCTGGTGCTGGTGTACCCCAGCTTCACAGTTCCATTTTCCATCTGGCTGCTGATGGCGTTCTTCAAGTCGATCCCCAAAGAGTTGGAAGATGCGGCGATGGTAGACGGGCTCACGCGCTTTGGGGCCTTTGTGAAAATGGTGATTCCCATCTCCACGTCCGGGATCCTGACGGTGGTGATTTTTACCTTCACGCTGGTGACCCAGGAATTCGTTTATGCGCTGACATTCATCTCGCCGGAATCGCAGCAGATGGTCGGAGTGGGAATTCCCATTTTTCTCGTCCGGGGTGACGTTTACTTCTGGGGCTCACTGATGGCAGCCTGCCTCATCGCCAGCCTGCCCATTGCCTTCCTCTACAATTTATTTCTGGACCGGTTTATCGCTGGATTTACGGTCGGCGCGATTAAGTGA
- a CDS encoding FAD-binding protein, whose amino-acid sequence MDPRILEEFLSIVGKDGLITEPEQLHTYECDGLTNYRVLPTAVLLPDTTEEVQGVVRICHRERLPFVARGSGTGLSGGALPVQGGIVICLSRLNRILKVDLPNARVVVEPGVLNLSVTQQVSPQGYFYAPDPSSQQVCSIGGNVAENSGGAHCLKYGFTTTHVLGLEVVLPDGSLVHLGSKTLDRSGYDLTGVFVGSEGTLGIATKVILRIVKRPEVIQTLLAAFNSTNEAGAAVSEIIAAGMLPAAIEMMDNLAIQAAEASVHAGYPDCGGLLLVELDGPAAEVELLMEQVKSICTSCGAWEIRVAQSEAERIAIWKGRKSAFAAVGRISPNYIVQDGVVPRTALPRVLSEIERLSAAAGIRVANVFHAGDGNLHPLVLYDRRIPGQEQSATELSFNILELCVQAGGSITGEHGVGEEKKKFLSVMFAEPDLDTMQLVRCAFDPHHLSNPEKVFPRPRLCGERQGIYEPHPLEIAGVAEYF is encoded by the coding sequence ATGGACCCCCGCATCCTGGAAGAGTTTTTATCCATCGTCGGGAAGGACGGGTTGATCACTGAACCGGAGCAGCTTCACACCTACGAGTGCGACGGTTTGACCAACTATCGGGTCCTTCCGACAGCGGTCCTGCTGCCGGACACCACGGAAGAGGTGCAGGGTGTCGTGCGGATATGCCACCGGGAACGGCTTCCCTTTGTGGCACGCGGCTCGGGAACCGGACTCAGCGGCGGCGCCCTTCCCGTCCAGGGCGGCATCGTGATCTGTCTGTCCCGATTGAACCGGATTCTGAAAGTGGATCTCCCGAACGCACGGGTCGTGGTCGAGCCGGGCGTTTTGAACCTCAGTGTCACCCAGCAGGTGTCTCCCCAAGGCTACTTCTACGCGCCCGACCCCTCTTCGCAACAGGTTTGCAGTATCGGCGGAAATGTCGCTGAAAATTCAGGAGGGGCGCATTGTCTCAAGTACGGTTTTACGACCACGCACGTTCTGGGCCTTGAAGTCGTGCTTCCCGATGGTTCCCTGGTGCATCTCGGCAGCAAGACCCTCGATCGATCCGGCTACGACCTCACCGGCGTTTTTGTGGGATCCGAAGGGACCCTCGGAATTGCCACCAAAGTCATATTGCGCATTGTGAAACGCCCTGAAGTCATCCAAACCCTCCTGGCAGCGTTTAATTCGACCAATGAAGCGGGGGCGGCCGTAAGCGAAATTATCGCCGCGGGCATGCTGCCTGCTGCCATTGAGATGATGGACAACCTTGCCATTCAGGCGGCGGAGGCGTCGGTTCACGCCGGGTATCCCGATTGCGGAGGGTTGTTGCTGGTTGAACTCGATGGCCCCGCCGCCGAAGTAGAACTCCTCATGGAACAGGTGAAATCGATTTGCACTTCCTGCGGCGCATGGGAAATCCGGGTAGCCCAGTCGGAAGCGGAACGCATTGCCATCTGGAAGGGCCGTAAATCCGCGTTCGCTGCCGTGGGCCGTATCTCACCCAATTACATCGTGCAGGATGGCGTTGTTCCGCGCACGGCCTTGCCTCGTGTGCTCAGCGAGATTGAACGGCTCAGCGCGGCGGCCGGGATACGCGTGGCCAATGTTTTCCACGCGGGGGACGGCAATCTGCATCCTCTCGTACTTTACGATCGACGCATCCCCGGCCAGGAACAAAGCGCGACTGAATTGTCTTTCAACATTTTGGAGCTGTGTGTGCAGGCGGGCGGATCCATTACCGGTGAGCACGGCGTCGGGGAAGAAAAGAAGAAATTCCTGTCGGTCATGTTCGCGGAGCCCGATCTCGATACGATGCAGTTGGTCCGATGCGCCTTTGACCCTCATCATCTATCCAATCCGGAAAAAGTGTTTCCACGCCCCCGGCTCTGTGGCGAAAGACAAGGAATTTACGAACCTCATCCACTGGAAATCGCGGGGGTGGCTGAATATTTTTAG
- a CDS encoding ABC transporter ATP-binding protein, whose product MAVVETRNLTKVFKQGELGAVNNVNLKTREGEFLVFLGPSGSGKTTLLRMIAGLEMPTSGEILIGDQIVNHLAPRERRIAMVFQSYALYPHLSVYKNIAFPLKAQKVKKESHKEKVEWAASLLGISTLLNRKPRELSGGERQRVALARAIVREPSVFLLDEPLSNLDAKLRLSAREELERFHRRIGTTTIYVTHDQVEAMAMGDRIVVLNKGVVHHFGTPKEVYDEPADTFVATFLGSPPMNLIENGDVIVGFRPEHFRLSETLDEAKITFKFHVENVEYLGAEYILSGSLLGSRFEGKEVIARLLLGHTFESGTTYDFAVPERHLKFFDRTTEKRVEARTLTWR is encoded by the coding sequence ATGGCGGTCGTTGAAACGCGAAACCTGACCAAGGTTTTCAAACAAGGAGAGCTGGGAGCAGTCAACAACGTCAATCTGAAAACCCGCGAGGGCGAGTTCCTGGTTTTCCTGGGACCTTCCGGTTCCGGGAAAACCACTCTCCTGCGGATGATCGCCGGCCTGGAAATGCCCACGTCGGGGGAAATCCTCATCGGCGATCAAATCGTGAACCATCTCGCGCCGCGCGAGCGCCGGATCGCCATGGTGTTCCAGAGTTATGCTCTGTATCCGCATCTCTCCGTTTACAAAAACATTGCATTTCCGCTGAAAGCGCAAAAAGTAAAGAAAGAATCGCACAAGGAAAAGGTGGAGTGGGCCGCTTCCCTGTTGGGCATCAGCACCTTGTTGAACCGCAAGCCCCGGGAACTCTCTGGAGGCGAGCGGCAACGGGTGGCGCTGGCACGCGCCATTGTTCGTGAACCTTCGGTCTTTCTTCTGGACGAACCCCTCTCCAACCTCGACGCCAAACTCCGCCTTTCCGCCCGCGAGGAACTGGAACGATTTCACCGGCGCATCGGGACCACAACCATTTATGTCACTCACGACCAGGTGGAGGCCATGGCCATGGGAGACCGCATCGTGGTTCTCAACAAGGGCGTGGTGCATCACTTCGGGACACCCAAGGAGGTCTATGATGAGCCGGCGGACACGTTTGTCGCCACCTTCTTGGGTTCGCCCCCGATGAATCTGATCGAGAATGGTGATGTGATCGTTGGCTTCCGCCCGGAACATTTCCGCTTGTCGGAGACCCTCGACGAAGCCAAGATCACATTCAAGTTCCACGTGGAAAACGTGGAGTATCTGGGCGCCGAATACATTCTTTCCGGGTCGTTGCTCGGCAGCCGGTTTGAGGGCAAGGAAGTGATTGCCCGTCTCCTGTTGGGACACACCTTCGAAAGCGGGACGACCTATGATTTCGCGGTGCCCGAACGGCACCTGAAATTCTTCGATCGCACAACGGAGAAGCGTGTTGAGGCGAGGACCCTCACGTGGCGATAG
- the glcF gene encoding glycolate oxidase subunit GlcF, whose product MPPPVLENDVLPVIGFDDHHPPSTDLIDDCVHCGFCLPTCPTYALWGKEMDSPRGRIYLMKMASEGQIGMTDTFVTHIDRCLGCMACVPACPSGVQYDKLIEATRAQIERRHPRPFFERAFRRLIFEIFPYPSRLRLLLIPALLYQKSGLQRLSRSAGLTKLIPSSLRTMEALLPELSLKSFRQNLAVRIPAQGPVRRKVGLLTGCVQSVFFAHVNAATARVLAAEGCEVFIPREQGCCGALMVHAGQEEDSLHLARRMIDVFERLEVDAIVINAAGCGSTMKEYGHLLRDDPQYAERARVFSAKCKDISEVLAELPVRAPRHSIPLCVGYHDSCHLQHAQGVRNQPRAVLRTIPDLELIDLPDAAICCGSAGIYNLVEADTARQLGDRKVQNLLSTGARMVVSGNPGCLLQLRGGLQRAGREMPVVHMIELVDASIRGVSPCSDPD is encoded by the coding sequence ATGCCGCCGCCCGTTCTTGAAAATGACGTTCTACCGGTCATCGGCTTCGATGACCACCACCCGCCTTCGACTGACCTGATCGACGACTGCGTCCACTGCGGATTCTGCTTGCCCACCTGCCCCACCTATGCCCTCTGGGGGAAAGAGATGGATTCGCCCCGCGGTCGCATTTATCTCATGAAGATGGCCAGCGAAGGTCAGATCGGCATGACCGACACCTTCGTGACCCACATCGACCGCTGCTTGGGATGCATGGCCTGCGTTCCCGCCTGTCCTTCGGGGGTTCAGTACGACAAGCTGATTGAAGCTACTCGTGCTCAGATTGAGCGCCGCCATCCACGCCCCTTTTTCGAACGCGCCTTCCGCCGGCTGATTTTTGAGATTTTCCCTTATCCCTCGCGGCTGCGGCTGTTATTGATTCCCGCCCTGCTTTACCAGAAATCAGGCCTTCAAAGACTTTCCCGATCCGCGGGTCTGACAAAGCTAATTCCCTCGAGCCTGCGGACCATGGAAGCGCTCCTTCCGGAGCTTTCCTTAAAATCGTTCCGGCAGAACCTCGCCGTTCGTATCCCCGCCCAGGGACCTGTGCGCCGAAAAGTGGGGCTGCTGACCGGCTGCGTGCAGAGCGTTTTCTTTGCCCACGTCAACGCCGCGACAGCGCGCGTTCTGGCCGCCGAAGGGTGCGAGGTGTTTATCCCCCGGGAGCAGGGATGTTGCGGCGCGTTGATGGTTCACGCGGGACAGGAAGAGGATTCACTCCACCTGGCGCGGCGGATGATCGACGTGTTTGAACGCCTGGAGGTCGATGCCATTGTGATCAACGCGGCCGGATGTGGCTCTACCATGAAAGAATATGGGCACCTGTTGCGTGATGATCCTCAGTATGCGGAACGGGCCCGGGTGTTTTCGGCGAAATGCAAGGATATCTCGGAAGTGCTCGCCGAACTCCCGGTACGCGCCCCGCGCCATTCCATCCCGCTTTGCGTGGGCTACCACGATTCCTGCCACCTCCAGCACGCACAGGGCGTCAGAAATCAACCGCGCGCGGTGCTCCGGACCATCCCCGACCTCGAGTTGATCGATCTTCCGGATGCAGCCATTTGTTGCGGCTCCGCCGGCATTTACAATCTGGTGGAGGCGGACACCGCCCGGCAACTCGGTGATCGCAAGGTCCAGAACCTCCTCTCCACGGGCGCCCGGATGGTGGTCTCCGGCAATCCCGGGTGCCTGCTACAATTGCGCGGGGGCCTTCAGCGCGCCGGGCGCGAAATGCCGGTCGTTCACATGATCGAGCTCGTGGACGCGTCAATCCGCGGCGTCTCCCCCTGCAGCGACCCGGATTGA
- a CDS encoding extracellular solute-binding protein, which produces MAKRRGRGISRREFVQLTATGALAAGLGPAMHFGQAPQKTLKILQWSHFVPAFDTWFNGTFTKQWGQKHNTNVVVDNINLVDLNTRAASEVSAKKGHDLFMFLSPPAAYEKQTVDMTHVYQEVEKKHGKKIELGHRSTYNPKTKRYFAFSDAYTPDPGNWHKDWWAEAGFPNGPDTYDDLRAGAKKIRDKTGHPCGIGLSQELDSSMAMRALLWSFGGAEQDEQGNVTINSKNTIEALKFMKALYQESETPEVFTWTPPSNNQAMLAGRVSYVANAISVTRQSEREHLPIDSKIMISPALKGPVRRIAAEHVMNCYVIWEFAENKEGAQQFLIDYMDSFHDGFVAGQFYNFPCFPSLVPNLKQEIANDPRATPPDKYKVLGNVLEWATNVGYPGYASAAIDEAFKTWVIPTMFAKVARGDETPENAAKAAEEEYKRIFARWK; this is translated from the coding sequence ATGGCAAAGAGGAGAGGTCGAGGAATTTCCCGGAGGGAATTCGTTCAACTCACAGCAACGGGAGCGCTCGCGGCGGGACTGGGCCCTGCAATGCACTTTGGACAAGCACCGCAGAAGACCCTGAAGATTCTCCAATGGAGCCATTTTGTGCCCGCTTTTGACACGTGGTTCAACGGGACATTTACCAAGCAATGGGGACAGAAACACAATACCAACGTCGTGGTTGACAATATCAACCTGGTCGACCTTAACACGAGGGCGGCCTCCGAGGTCTCCGCGAAGAAAGGCCACGATCTTTTCATGTTCCTTTCCCCGCCGGCAGCCTATGAGAAGCAGACCGTTGATATGACTCACGTTTACCAGGAGGTCGAAAAGAAACACGGGAAGAAGATTGAACTGGGTCACCGGTCCACGTACAACCCCAAGACCAAGAGGTACTTTGCGTTTTCTGACGCCTACACCCCCGACCCCGGCAACTGGCATAAGGATTGGTGGGCCGAAGCCGGATTCCCCAACGGCCCTGACACTTACGACGATTTGCGGGCCGGCGCGAAGAAGATCAGGGACAAGACCGGTCACCCATGTGGTATTGGGTTGTCGCAGGAACTTGATAGCAGCATGGCCATGCGCGCTCTGCTGTGGTCGTTTGGTGGAGCGGAGCAGGATGAGCAGGGCAATGTGACCATCAACTCCAAGAACACCATTGAAGCCCTGAAGTTCATGAAGGCGCTGTACCAGGAGTCGGAGACCCCCGAGGTATTTACCTGGACTCCACCCTCCAACAACCAGGCCATGCTTGCCGGCCGGGTTTCCTATGTGGCGAATGCTATTTCTGTCACTCGCCAGTCCGAAAGAGAGCACCTGCCGATCGACAGCAAGATCATGATCTCTCCGGCGCTGAAGGGTCCGGTGCGCCGGATTGCCGCCGAGCACGTCATGAACTGTTACGTGATCTGGGAATTCGCGGAGAACAAGGAGGGGGCGCAGCAGTTCCTGATCGACTACATGGATTCTTTCCATGACGGATTTGTTGCCGGGCAGTTCTACAACTTTCCCTGCTTCCCCAGCCTGGTGCCCAACCTGAAACAGGAGATTGCCAACGATCCGCGGGCAACCCCGCCCGACAAGTACAAGGTTCTGGGGAACGTGCTGGAGTGGGCCACCAACGTCGGCTATCCGGGCTATGCATCCGCCGCCATTGATGAGGCCTTCAAGACCTGGGTCATTCCCACCATGTTTGCCAAGGTCGCGCGGGGTGACGAAACCCCGGAGAACGCGGCCAAGGCCGCCGAGGAAGAATACAAGCGTATCTTTGCCAGATGGAAATAA
- a CDS encoding FAD-binding oxidoreductase, with protein MSDSKVETEVPASELSALVGADHFSPATAADAVDGIRPQWIAEPGNDDELARVLRCANSLGVHVVPRGHGTKLEWGNLPRHAELVLSTLRLNRVVEHAWADMTATVEAGCTVEEFQKVLGEHGQGLALDALWPERATIGGVLAANDSGTYRVRFGALRDLIIGITLALPDGTLAKSGGKVVKNVAGYDLPKLATGSLGTLGVITQAIFRLHPLPRAIRSLSFSTPDTASMNQSVLAVQDSKLAYTGLQIRADSNNPPQMDVRFEGTPEGIDAQVRQLLSLITKAQQVETPPEVWKERQALWAGKDPSLLCKFSVLPSQLGALCDAVIRASKQLRLSPRLVAQGLGLGFLRLDGENDLDWFRVITHLRTELDSLEGTLVVLHCPLAVKSHIDVWGPVGDSEGLMHRVKEQFDPAAILNPGRFVGGI; from the coding sequence GTGAGTGACTCTAAAGTGGAAACGGAAGTGCCGGCCTCTGAACTGAGCGCCCTTGTCGGCGCTGATCATTTCTCACCGGCAACGGCGGCCGACGCCGTGGACGGAATCCGACCCCAATGGATCGCGGAGCCGGGCAACGACGACGAACTGGCCCGCGTGCTGCGTTGCGCGAATTCTCTCGGTGTCCACGTGGTTCCACGCGGCCATGGGACAAAGCTCGAATGGGGGAATCTCCCGCGACACGCGGAACTGGTGCTTTCGACGTTGCGCCTGAACCGCGTCGTGGAACATGCCTGGGCCGATATGACGGCCACGGTCGAAGCAGGCTGCACTGTGGAAGAGTTCCAAAAGGTGCTTGGAGAGCACGGCCAGGGCCTGGCCCTGGATGCTTTGTGGCCGGAGCGTGCAACCATTGGCGGCGTTCTCGCCGCCAATGACAGCGGCACCTATCGCGTCCGTTTTGGAGCGCTTCGGGACCTGATCATCGGAATCACTCTGGCGCTGCCCGACGGAACCCTGGCCAAGAGCGGAGGCAAGGTGGTCAAGAATGTGGCCGGGTACGATCTCCCAAAATTGGCCACAGGTTCGCTGGGGACGCTGGGCGTCATCACCCAGGCAATCTTCCGGCTTCATCCCTTGCCGCGGGCGATCCGGAGCTTGAGTTTTTCAACGCCGGACACTGCCTCGATGAACCAGTCCGTCCTGGCCGTCCAGGATTCCAAGCTCGCCTACACCGGCCTGCAGATTCGCGCCGACTCGAACAACCCGCCGCAGATGGACGTCCGCTTCGAAGGGACACCCGAGGGCATCGACGCGCAAGTCCGTCAGTTGTTGTCCCTCATCACAAAAGCGCAACAGGTCGAGACTCCACCGGAGGTCTGGAAAGAACGCCAGGCGCTTTGGGCCGGGAAGGACCCGTCGCTTCTCTGCAAGTTCAGCGTGCTCCCCTCGCAACTGGGCGCCTTGTGTGATGCCGTCATCCGGGCTTCGAAGCAGCTGCGGCTTTCACCCCGGTTGGTCGCTCAAGGGCTTGGTTTGGGGTTCCTGCGCCTTGATGGAGAAAATGATTTGGACTGGTTCAGGGTGATCACCCATCTGCGCACGGAATTGGACTCACTGGAAGGGACGCTCGTGGTTCTGCATTGTCCCCTTGCCGTCAAGTCCCACATTGATGTGTGGGGCCCGGTGGGGGACTCCGAGGGTTTGATGCATCGTGTCAAAGAGCAGTTTGATCCGGCCGCAATTCTCAATCCAGGGCGATTCGTGGGAGGGATCTGA
- a CDS encoding sugar ABC transporter permease, whose amino-acid sequence MFSPAVLYLVLVIAAPFMLAVFYAFSDARIGSTGLHFVGLENFRSILQSPSFRMALKNSIVFTVCAQVIVVVCSGTLSIALEKPFRGRGLVRFLILLPWVAPVSLGSIGWKWILDSIYSVITWVLVWLHFFKPYNTPMWLGEPHLAMASVILVHCWRLIPFSTVVMLAGRTAIPKEIPEAAAIDGAGFWRTLFQINLPMMLPIINVAVLFGTIFTFTDMTVVYILTAGGPFDSTQTLPSLAFATGIQGSDLAAGAAISLFLVPVLVLIAYLMLRMAHRAEVV is encoded by the coding sequence ATGTTCAGCCCGGCGGTTCTCTACCTCGTGCTGGTGATTGCGGCGCCATTCATGCTGGCCGTCTTTTATGCGTTCAGTGATGCGCGCATCGGAAGCACGGGACTTCATTTCGTCGGCTTGGAGAATTTCCGCAGCATCCTTCAAAGCCCCAGTTTTCGCATGGCGCTCAAGAACTCCATCGTCTTCACCGTCTGCGCCCAGGTGATTGTCGTCGTCTGTTCGGGGACGCTCTCCATCGCCTTGGAGAAGCCGTTTCGCGGCCGAGGTCTGGTGCGTTTCCTCATTCTGTTGCCCTGGGTGGCGCCGGTTTCGCTCGGCTCGATTGGGTGGAAGTGGATCCTGGATTCCATTTACAGCGTGATTACGTGGGTGTTGGTGTGGCTTCATTTCTTCAAACCGTATAACACGCCCATGTGGCTGGGCGAGCCGCATCTCGCCATGGCCTCAGTGATCCTTGTCCATTGCTGGCGGTTGATTCCGTTTTCTACCGTCGTCATGTTGGCCGGCCGCACTGCGATTCCCAAGGAGATCCCGGAAGCGGCCGCCATCGATGGCGCCGGCTTCTGGCGGACGTTATTCCAGATCAACCTCCCCATGATGTTGCCCATCATCAATGTCGCGGTGCTGTTCGGGACGATTTTCACTTTTACCGACATGACCGTCGTTTACATCCTGACAGCCGGCGGGCCCTTCGACTCCACACAAACGCTGCCGTCGCTGGCCTTTGCCACCGGGATTCAAGGCAGCGACCTGGCCGCCGGCGCCGCCATTTCCCTGTTCCTGGTGCCCGTGCTGGTGTTGATTGCGTATCTGATGCTTCGCATGGCACATCGCGCGGAGGTGGTCTGA
- a CDS encoding CBS and ACT domain-containing protein, whose product MFVRDIIKGPVITIGSETTLEDAYRTMQERRIRHLPILESGRLVGVVTDRDLRLATSALSHTPFLPGAKVAEVMSRSPRTADPWDPVEESAKTMRELKIGCLPVLEDDRLIGIITGIDLLDALIRMTGVDKPTSRLEVRLSDRPGELARLTSFMSHRDLNIHSILTYPEGQSVVRAVLRVNSIDNHSLAQALRRDEFEVLWPPEKPCLR is encoded by the coding sequence ATGTTTGTTCGGGACATTATCAAAGGGCCGGTCATCACCATCGGATCGGAAACCACGCTGGAAGACGCCTACCGGACCATGCAGGAAAGAAGGATCCGTCACCTTCCCATTCTCGAGAGCGGCAGACTCGTCGGTGTCGTTACCGACCGCGACCTCAGACTTGCGACAAGCGCCCTTTCGCACACCCCGTTTCTTCCCGGGGCCAAGGTGGCTGAAGTCATGAGCCGCTCGCCCCGTACTGCGGACCCCTGGGATCCTGTCGAGGAGTCCGCGAAAACCATGCGCGAGCTCAAGATCGGATGCCTGCCCGTGCTGGAAGACGACCGGTTGATCGGCATTATCACCGGCATCGACCTGTTGGACGCCTTGATTCGGATGACCGGAGTCGACAAACCGACGAGCCGCCTGGAGGTCCGCCTTTCTGACCGGCCGGGTGAGTTGGCCCGACTTACGAGTTTCATGAGTCACCGGGATCTGAACATCCATTCGATCCTGACCTATCCGGAAGGACAAAGTGTTGTGAGAGCGGTTTTACGCGTGAACTCCATCGACAATCATTCCCTGGCGCAGGCTCTCCGGCGCGATGAGTTTGAAGTTCTTTGGCCACCCGAGAAACCATGCCTTCGGTGA
- a CDS encoding acetoin utilization protein AcuC, producing the protein MPSVIYHPAYQTYAFGAEHPFSPVRIEMLLELLGVLGHPVETIAPEPAAREDILTVHDEEFVRRVEALSAGEDVPDCEDYGLGTPDNPAFPGMDLAARWLVGGTLHAARLVGEGAEKRALQLGGGLHHARRGSASGFCIYNDLAVAIRYLIQKGLWVAYLDIDVHHGDGVQQILYNDEHVLTISLHESGQFLFPGTGEIHELGVGVGRGLKLNIPLQPYTEGESYLEVFEKVLPVALQRFGPGVLLVQAGADAHYSDPLADLMLTSRDYEQIFRRILEYADQYANGKVIFTLGGGYSLTAVPRVWAILYLLLNDLPIDHDLPPEWVSKWSQRLGQSLPATLQDPNPGYPEPAQRAEIARHNRQVADRLLDATCRYWY; encoded by the coding sequence ATGCCTTCGGTGATCTATCATCCAGCCTACCAGACGTACGCGTTTGGGGCGGAGCACCCATTCAGCCCAGTACGCATCGAGATGCTTCTGGAACTCCTCGGTGTCCTGGGCCATCCGGTCGAGACCATCGCTCCCGAACCTGCGGCGCGGGAGGACATTCTCACGGTCCACGACGAGGAATTCGTGCGAAGGGTGGAGGCGTTGAGCGCGGGTGAAGACGTTCCGGATTGTGAGGATTACGGACTGGGCACACCGGACAATCCGGCCTTCCCCGGCATGGACCTGGCAGCCCGGTGGCTTGTGGGAGGAACCCTGCATGCCGCTCGACTCGTGGGCGAGGGTGCCGAGAAGCGCGCCCTTCAACTCGGGGGAGGCCTGCACCACGCCCGGCGGGGAAGCGCCTCCGGGTTTTGTATCTACAACGACCTGGCCGTAGCCATCCGGTACCTCATCCAAAAGGGCCTGTGGGTCGCTTACCTCGATATTGACGTGCACCACGGCGATGGGGTGCAGCAGATCCTCTACAACGACGAGCATGTCCTGACGATCAGCCTGCACGAGTCGGGTCAATTTCTTTTTCCCGGCACGGGAGAAATTCACGAACTGGGCGTGGGCGTGGGCCGTGGACTGAAATTGAACATTCCACTTCAGCCTTACACTGAGGGAGAGAGCTATCTTGAAGTTTTCGAAAAAGTCCTCCCTGTGGCCCTGCAACGCTTTGGGCCGGGAGTCCTTCTTGTCCAGGCGGGGGCGGATGCACACTATTCAGATCCTCTCGCCGACCTGATGTTGACGTCCCGGGATTACGAACAGATCTTTCGCCGCATCCTTGAGTATGCCGATCAGTATGCCAATGGCAAGGTCATCTTCACGCTGGGAGGGGGGTACTCATTGACGGCGGTCCCCCGTGTGTGGGCTATACTTTACTTACTCCTCAACGACCTCCCGATCGACCATGACCTGCCCCCTGAGTGGGTCTCGAAGTGGAGCCAGCGGCTGGGACAAAGCCTCCCCGCTACTCTCCAAGACCCCAATCCGGGATATCCGGAGCCGGCCCAGCGAGCCGAGATCGCCCGTCACAACCGTCAGGTCGCTGACCGACTCCTCGACGCGACCTGCCGTTACTGGTACTGA